One segment of Phragmites australis chromosome 13, lpPhrAust1.1, whole genome shotgun sequence DNA contains the following:
- the LOC133887978 gene encoding probable receptor-like protein kinase At1g49730 gives MPALPLRCSSSSSPIPLLLLLLSFSFPLFFSPSPAATAVGECPLDFSWANFTLASPACSDPTQRAACCRYINAFVAISIARYANATGRLGVPPAFAEFCFSSVSETFKLHGIPTDADVFCGLGPKIRVSYQCAGRDTVLEMMQSPNFNDVIGSCRGPLSLDITCKTCLNYGIVYLHRLVESDDNVALSVCRNAIFVTLATQEGILSYDDIVTCFFGVRGITTLPGPSSVTSTPAASPNVTVGPPAPKIKTVPQKHHQHYRITVIPGIGIGVILLAVLLQFILVALIRRKSKELKNAGFPTQNPENAFHQSQSWRCPEGQSPMFQRYSYKETMKATNNFSTVIGKGGFGTVYKAQFNDGSIAAVKRMDKVSRQAEEEFCREMELLARLHHRHLVTLKGFCIEKKERFLVYEYMANGSLKDHLHSSGRKPLSWQTRLHIAIEVANALEYLHFFCNPPLCHRDIKSSNILLDEHFVAKVADFGLAHASRTGTVSFEAVNTDIRGTPGYMDPEYVVTQELAEKSDIYSYGVLLLELVTGRRAIQDNKNLVEWAQMHLSSGVIPPEIVDPAIREMVDMDQLHLVVGIVQWCTQREGRQRPSIRQVLRMLLERLDPGNGSFGEGMEDAEGGFYPRSSKCGVHRNELTPHSSDMRSLHSSSSTTRSYCSRSMLLESGQTQSPPETL, from the exons ATGCCGGCGCTGCCCCtccgctgctcctcctcctcctctcccattCCACTGCTACTCTTGTTACTGTCCTTCTCAttccctctcttcttctccccaAGCCCCGCAGCAACCGCCGTCGGAG AATGCCCTTTGGATTTTAGTTGGGCAAACTTCACATTAGCTTCGCCTGCGTGCTCCGATCCAACCCAGCGGGCAGCTTGCTGCCGCTACATCAATGCATTTGTTGCCATTTCCATTGCTCGGTACGCCAACGCCACTGGTAGGCTGGGGGTCCCTCCTGCCTTCGCGGAGTTCTGTTTCAGCTCAGTGTCCGAAACCTTCAAATTACACGGAATCCCAACCGATGCCGATGTGTTTTGCGGGTTAGGCCCGAAAATCAGGGTCTCGTATCAGTGTGCTGGGCGGGACACTGTTCTGGAAATGATGCAATCCCCGAATTTCAATGATGTCATTGGAAGCTGCAGGGGCCCTCTTTCGCTGGATATTACCTGCAAGACATGCTTGAATTATGGCATCGTTTACCTCCATCGCCTCGTTGAGTCAGATGATAATGTTGCCCTGAGTGTGTGCCGCAACGCAATTTTTGTAACGCTTGCGACTCAGGAGGGTATTCTTTCCTATGATGATATTGTCACATGCTTCTTTGGTGTTCGAGGAATCACCACCCTTCCAG GACCATCATCTGTCACATCTACTCCGGCAGCCTCTCCAAATGTTACTGTTGGTCCTCCAGCTCCAAAGATCAAAACTGTTCCACAGAAACATCACCAGCATTACCGGATTACAGTTATTCCGGGGATAGGGATAGGGGTAATATTGCTCGCCGTGCTTCTGCAATTCATCTTAGTGGCACTGATCCGTAGAAAGAGCAAGGAATTGAAGAACGCTGGCTTCCCTACTCAGAATCCGGAAAACGCATTTCACCAGAGTCAATCCTGGAGATGCCCAGAAG GTCAATCACCAATGTTTCAAAGGTATAGCTACAAAGAAACAATGAAAGCAACAAACAATTTCAGCACAGTTATTGGAAAGGGAGGTTTTGGAACAGTCTATAAAGCTCAGTTTAATGATGGCTCTATCGCTGCGGTGAAAAGGATGGACAAGGTTTCAAGACAAGCCGAAGAAGAATTCTGTCGGGAAATGGAACTCTTGGCTAGGTTGCATCATCGCCATCTTGTGACCCTCAAGGGCTTCTGTattgaaaagaaagaaag ATTTCTCGTGTACGAATACATGGCTAATGGAAGCTTAAAGGATCACCTACACT CGTCTGGAAGGAAGCCATTAAGCTGGCAGACTAGACTACATATTGCAATAGAAGTGGCCAATGCTCTG GAGTATCTTCATTTCTTTTGTAATCCTCCACTCTGCCATAGAGACATCAAGTCGAGCAACATTCTTTTAGATGAGCATTTTGTTGCCAAG GTTGCTGATTTTGGCCTTGCACATGCATCAAGAACTGGCACTGTCAGCTTTGAAGCTGTGAACACAGATATACGAGGAACCCCAG GGTACATGGATCCTGAATATGTGGTAACTCAAGAGTTGGCAGAGAAGAGTGATATATACAGCTATGGCGTGCTTCTGCTGGAGCTTGTCACTGGGCGCAGAGCAATCCAAGACAACAAGAACTTGGTTGAGTGGGCACAGATGCACCTATCTTCTGGTGTGATCCCTCCTGAAATAGTAGACCCTGCGATCAGGGAGATGGTTGACATGGATCAGCTGCATTTGGTGGTTGGCATTGTCCAGTGGTGCACCCAGAGAGAAGGGCGGCAAAGACCATCCATCAGGCAGGTGctgaggatgctcttggagaGGCTAGATCCTGGGAATGGCAGCTTTGGTGAGGGCATGGAAGATGCAGAAGGGGGGTTTTATCCTCGGAGCAGCAAATGTGGCGTCCACCGAAACGAATTGACCCCCCACAGTAGCGACATGAGGTCTCTTCATTCGTCATCGAGCACAACAAGATCTTACTGCAGCCGCAGCATGTTGCTTGAAAGTGGGCAGACTCAGTCTCCTCCAGAAACTCTCTGA